The Candidatus Schneideria nysicola genome contains a region encoding:
- the rne gene encoding ribonuclease E yields MKRMLINATQKEELRIALVDGQKLYDLNIEVPGHEQKKSNIYKGRVSRIEPSLEAAFIDYGTEKHGFLPLKEIAKEYFPTQYSYVGKPNIKEILREGQEIIVQVHKEERSNKGAALTTFISLAGSYLVLMPNNPRAGGISRRIEGNDRTELKDVLSSLQLPSGMGLIARTAGIGKSTEVLQWDLTFRLKHWEAIKKSAENHTAPFLLHQESDVIVRAFRDYLRPDISEILIDDIKILNLAKQHITALGRPDLTHKIRLYSGEVPLFSHYQIESQIESAFQREVRLPSGGSIIIDTAEALTAVDINSSRSTRGGDIEETAFTTNLEAVNEIARQLRLRDLGGLVVIDFIDMTPIRHQREIENCLREAVRQDRARIQIGRISRFGLLEISRQRLSPSLGESSHHICPRCSGTGSIRDNESLSLSILRLIEEEALKENTHEVHAIVPVPIASYLLNEKREAVNAIEKRQGGVRAIIVPNDQMRTPNYTVLRIRKGEESSSTLSYLLPQLHEAEINPFAHHQNASIEKNNKRYSPFSTLSNSQEKNSHKERENKKILKIILKKLFYNYKFFIRIKYLIYKIIQKIIAQINKRKKLKDSKSRKIFHSIDDYKQKKEKDSYNDLIRKKKHNSINTHNIHINNQSNSIKHSSIKHKFDKSLEYSRLSMPSEGIQNTSIKKEERKNKKKCKIVHTVSNNTKQNIIDNTMKIENHTEEDTTTRVIKIRNNNEDRIYKETKNNLIKDENKDENIVNITLNNKKIKIQKNKDTKNNIHLSNRLRRSPRHIRFYNRRRYSHTKNQSIQSQSSSIVTSSINSINSNENTSINQKTS; encoded by the coding sequence ATGAAAAGAATGTTAATTAATGCTACTCAAAAGGAAGAGTTACGTATAGCTTTAGTAGATGGTCAAAAATTATATGATTTAAACATTGAAGTCCCAGGACATGAACAAAAAAAATCTAATATTTATAAAGGAAGAGTATCACGTATAGAACCAAGTTTAGAAGCGGCTTTTATTGATTATGGGACAGAAAAACATGGATTTCTACCTTTAAAAGAAATTGCTAAAGAGTATTTTCCCACACAATATTCTTATGTTGGAAAACCTAATATTAAAGAAATATTACGGGAAGGACAAGAAATAATTGTGCAAGTTCATAAAGAAGAAAGAAGTAACAAAGGTGCAGCTCTTACAACTTTTATAAGTTTAGCAGGTAGTTATCTAGTATTAATGCCAAATAATCCACGTGCAGGTGGTATTTCTAGGCGTATTGAAGGAAATGATAGAACAGAATTAAAGGACGTATTATCTTCTCTTCAATTACCAAGTGGTATGGGATTAATTGCACGTACTGCTGGTATTGGGAAATCTACTGAAGTACTACAATGGGATTTAACATTTCGTTTAAAACATTGGGAAGCAATTAAAAAATCAGCTGAAAATCATACTGCTCCATTTCTTCTTCATCAAGAAAGTGATGTGATTGTACGAGCATTTCGTGATTATTTACGACCAGATATTAGCGAAATTTTAATTGATGATATTAAAATATTAAATTTAGCAAAGCAGCATATTACTGCTTTGGGTCGTCCAGATCTTACGCATAAAATTCGATTATATAGTGGAGAAGTACCATTATTTAGTCATTATCAAATTGAGTCACAAATTGAATCTGCATTTCAAAGAGAAGTACGTCTCCCTTCTGGTGGATCAATTATTATTGACACTGCAGAAGCACTTACAGCGGTTGATATTAATTCCTCTCGCTCAACACGAGGTGGAGATATAGAAGAAACTGCTTTTACTACTAATCTAGAAGCTGTCAATGAAATAGCTCGTCAATTAAGACTACGTGATTTAGGAGGATTGGTTGTTATTGATTTTATTGATATGACTCCCATTCGACATCAAAGAGAGATAGAAAATTGTTTACGAGAAGCAGTCCGACAAGATCGTGCTCGTATTCAAATTGGTCGTATTTCTCGATTTGGTTTATTAGAAATTTCTCGTCAACGTCTTAGTCCATCTCTTGGTGAATCGAGTCATCATATTTGTCCACGCTGTAGTGGAACGGGAAGTATTCGTGATAATGAATCTTTATCTTTATCAATCTTACGTCTTATAGAAGAAGAAGCATTAAAGGAGAATACCCATGAGGTTCATGCTATTGTCCCAGTACCTATAGCTTCTTATCTACTGAATGAAAAAAGAGAAGCAGTAAATGCTATAGAAAAGCGTCAAGGTGGAGTACGTGCGATTATTGTACCAAATGATCAAATGAGAACACCCAATTATACGGTTCTTCGAATTCGTAAGGGAGAAGAATCTTCTTCTACTCTAAGCTATCTTTTACCTCAATTACATGAAGCAGAAATAAATCCTTTTGCTCATCATCAAAATGCATCAATAGAAAAAAATAATAAACGTTACTCTCCATTTTCCACATTAAGCAATTCTCAAGAAAAAAATTCTCATAAAGAAAGAGAAAATAAAAAAATATTAAAAATAATATTAAAGAAATTATTTTATAATTATAAATTTTTTATAAGAATAAAATATTTGATATATAAAATCATTCAAAAAATAATAGCGCAAATCAATAAAAGAAAAAAATTAAAAGATTCAAAAAGTAGAAAAATATTTCATTCAATCGATGATTATAAACAAAAAAAAGAAAAAGATTCTTACAATGATCTGATTCGGAAAAAAAAACATAATTCAATTAATACTCATAATATTCATATTAATAATCAAAGTAATAGTATCAAGCATAGTAGTATCAAACATAAATTTGATAAAAGTCTAGAATATTCTAGACTATCAATGCCTTCAGAAGGGATACAAAATACTTCTATAAAAAAAGAAGAAAGAAAAAACAAAAAAAAATGTAAAATAGTTCATACTGTATCTAATAATACAAAGCAAAATATCATAGATAATACAATGAAAATAGAAAATCATACAGAAGAAGATACTACTACTCGTGTGATAAAAATTCGTAATAATAATGAAGATAGAATTTATAAAGAGACAAAGAATAATCTTATTAAAGATGAGAATAAGGATGAGAATATTGTTAATATAACATTAAATAATAAAAAAATAAAAATACAAAAAAATAAGGATACTAAAAATAATATCCATTTATCTAATAGATTAAGACGTTCACCTAGACATATTCGATTTTATAATCGTAGACGTTATTCTCATACCAAAAATCAATCTATACAATCACAATCTTCTTCTATAGTTACTTCTTCTATAAATTCTATAAATAGTAATGAGAACACTTCTATCAATCAGAAGACCTCCTAA